DNA from Acidobacteriota bacterium:
GACTTCATGGGTTGCGATCCTCCTTCAGCCCAAAGTAGCAGCACCGTTGCGACCCCCCAGCCAGTACAGGTTCTGACGGCCCCCGGGCCCGTCGGAGCGGTAGCGGGCGACTTCGGTCAACGGGAAGCCTTCGACCAGACGCTCGAGTTCCAGTTCGTCGGCGTGGTGGCAGTAGCGGCGGGCGTCCGAGTCGCCCGGTCCCCAGCGCAGCAGGTGATCTCCGGGCTCGAGTTCCGCGGGGTCGACGCCAGCTTCCGAGGCCCAGTCGAGCCGGCGGCGCTCGAATCCGGGGTCGTCGGCGAACTGCCAGCAGGTGAGGGCGAGCAGACCGCCGGGCGCCACGGCGGATGCGGCGCGTTCGAGGGTGCGGCGCCGCGTGTCGAAGCCCGGGATGTGGTGGAGGACGCCGAACAGGGTGACGAGGTCGTAGGTCGCTTCGTCGAGGGCGCAGTTCTCGATGTCGTCGGTCCTGAAACGGATGTGGTCAAGGCTTGCGGCGGCCGCTCGGGCGTGGTCGATCAGCTCACTGCTGAGGTCGATGCCGTCGTAGATGAAGCGTCCGTGGCTGAGAAGTTCGGGGTTGTGCTGCAGGAAGAGGGCGAAGCGTCCGTTGCCGC
Protein-coding regions in this window:
- a CDS encoding class I SAM-dependent methyltransferase, with product MNTPTQAALRRINRDFYRRHAADFDRTRHAGGWPGWRRVVQTTAQPTNRPLRVLDLGCGNGRFALFLQHNPELLSHGRFIYDGIDLSSELIDHARAAAASLDHIRFRTDDIENCALDEATYDLVTLFGVLHHIPGFDTRRRTLERAASAVAPGGLLALTCWQFADDPGFERRRLDWASEAGVDPAELEPGDHLLRWGPGDSDARRYCHHADELELERLVEGFPLTEVARYRSDGPGGRQNLYWLGGRNGAATLG